The following proteins come from a genomic window of Rutidosis leptorrhynchoides isolate AG116_Rl617_1_P2 chromosome 10, CSIRO_AGI_Rlap_v1, whole genome shotgun sequence:
- the LOC139871881 gene encoding probable protein phosphatase 2C 10, with the protein MGYLDYLTSSNSDQPGFSATGGGESEDSKFSYGYASSLGKRSSMEDFYDTRIECVDGEMVGLFGVFDGHGGTRAAEYVKNNLFSNLIKHPKFISDTKSAISESYKHTDSELIKTESNQMRDVGSTASTAVLIGNRLLVANVGDSRAVVCKNGNAFAVSRDHKPDLSDERQRIEDAGGFVMWAGTWRVSGVLAVSRAFGDKMLKRFVVADPEIQEETVDNSLEFLILASDGLWDVVTNDEAVAMVKPIQSPEKAAKKLMQEASDRGSADNITVVVVRFLQTSV; encoded by the coding sequence ATGGGATATCTAGATTATTTGACATCATCTAACTCGGATCAACCCGGTTTTTCGGCTACTGGAGGTGGTGAAAGTGAGGATTCAAAGTTTAGCTATGGCTATGCTAGCTCACTTGGAAAGAGATCATCGATGGAGGATTTTTACGACACAAGAATCGAGTGTGTCGATGGAGAGATGGTTGGTCTCTTTGGAGTGTTCGATGGTCATGGAGGTACTCGCGCTGCAGAATACGTTAAAAACAATCTTTTTAGTAATCTAATTAAACATCCGAAGTTCATATCCGATACCAAATCAGCCATATCTGAATCCTATAAGCATACAGACTCGGAGCTTATTAAAACAGAAAGTAATCAGATGAGAGATGTTGGATCAACAGCTTCAACTGCTGTACTTATTGGTAATCGTTTGCTAGTTGCTAACGTTGGTGATTCAAGAGCTGTCGTTTGTAAAAACGGGAATGCATTTGCTGTTTCGCGAGATCATAAACCAGATTTAAGTGATGAACGACAACGTATTGAAGATGCAGGTGGTTTTGTGATGTGGGCAGGGACTTGGAGAGTTAGTGGTGTTCTTGCTGTTTCTCGTGCGTTTGGTGATAAGATGTTGAAACGGTTTGTTGTTGCTGATCCAGAAATACAAGAAGAAACGGTTGATAATTCATTAGAGTTTCTTATTCTTGCAAGTGATGGACTTTGGGATGTTGTCACAAATGATGAAGCTGTTGCAATGGTGAAACCGATTCAGAGCCCGGAAAAGGCAGCTAAAAAGTTGATGCAGGAAGCTTCTGATAGAGGTAGTGCAGATAATATTACAGTAGTTGTTGTTCGTTTCTTGCAGACGAGTGTTTAA
- the LOC139871937 gene encoding protein FAR1-RELATED SEQUENCE 11 isoform X2, whose product MMSDDAEQLLAVYDDHSDQRSISLDDTSSTEESPDETKLSLETLNDATPYMGQRFASHDYAYEFYSEFAKRCGFSIRRHRTEGKDGVGKGLTRRYFVCHRAGNTPIKTLNENKPQRNRKSSRCGCQAYMRISKTTELGIPEWRVTGFSNHHNHELLEPNQVRFLPAYRTISDADKNRILMFAKTGISVQQMMKLLELEKCVEPGYLPFTEKDVRNLLQSFRKVDLEDESIDLLRMCRNIKDKDHNFQFEFKLDSNGRLENIAWSYASSVQSYEIFGDAVVFDTTHRLNAFDMPLGIWVGMNNYGMPCFFGCALLREDNLKSYSWASKAFLGFMNGKSPQTILTDQTLCVREAIAMEMPSAKHAYCIWLIIAKFPSWFNAVLGERYNEWKSEFYRLYNMESIEEFEMGWRNMVNSFGLHTNRHISTLFATRSLWALPYLRSHFLAGMTTTAHAKAINSFIQRFLSAQTRLAHFIEQVAVAVDFKDQAGEQQTMQQNLQNICLKTGAPMESHAASILTPFAFSKLQEQLVMAAHYASFQLEDGFLVRHHTKFEGGRKVYWVPREGIISCSCHHFEFSGILCRHTLRVLSTGNCFQIPERYMPLRWRRINTSAKLLQNTLSDHAERVQLLQSMVSNLVAESAKSKDRLDIAMEHVSVLLSRIRDHPVPSSRHARNDCFT is encoded by the exons ATGATGTCCGATGATGCTGAACAGCTATTGGCCGTTTATGATGACCACTCAGATCAACGGTCCATATCTTTAGATGACACAAGTAGCACTGAAGAATCACCAGATGAAACCAAACTGTCCTTAGAAACATTAAACGATGCTACGCCATATATGGGCCAAAGATTTGCATCTCATGATTATGCATATGAATTCTACAGTGAATTTGCCAAACGGTGCGGTTTCTCAATCCGTCGACACCGCACCGAAGGTAAAGATGGTGTCGGAAAAGGTCTTACCCGACGCTATTTTGTCTGCCACAGGGCCGGAAATACACCTATTAAGACTTTGAATGAAAATAAACCACAAAGAAACCGTAAGTCTTCAAGGTGCGGATGTCAAGCATATATGCGTATAAGCAAAACCACTGAATTAGGGATACCCGAGTGGCGAGTAACGGGTTTTTCAAATCATCATAATCATGAGCTTTTAGAACCCAACCAAGTTCGTTTTCTTCCTGCTTATCGTACTATTTCAGACGCAGACAAAAACCGTATTCTCATGTTTGCCAAAACGGGGATTTCAGTGCAACAAATGATGAAACTTTTGGAACTTGAGAAATGTGTGGAGCCCGGTTACCTTCCGTTTACAGAGAAAGATGTAAGAAATTTGCTTCAATCTTTTAGGAAAGTGGATTTAGAGGATGAGAGTATCGATTTACTCAGAATGTGTAGAAATATAAAAGATAAAGATCACAATTTTCAATTTGAGTTCAAACTCGATTCGAATGGTAGGTTGGAAAACATTGCATGGTCATATGCATCATCTGTCCAATCATACGAAATATTTGGTGATGCGGTGGTATTTGATACGACACATCGATTAAACGCTTTTGATATGCCACTTGGGATATGGGTTGGAATGAATAATTATGGTATGCCATGCTTTTTCGGTTGTGCACTTCTGCGTGAGGATAACTTGAAATCGTATTCATGGGCTTCGAAG GCATTTCTAGGGTTTATGAACGGAAAGTCTCCACAAACAATATTAACCGACCAAACTTTGTGTGTACGAGAAGCTATAGCAATGGAAATGCCTTCTGCTAAACATGCTTATTGCATTTGGCTAATTATTGCGAAGTTCCCATCTTGGTTCAATGCCGTATTGGGAGAACGATATAATGAGTGGAAAAGTGAATTTTATCGACTTTATAATATGGAGTCTATTGAAGAATTTGAAATGGGTTGGAGAAATATGGTTAATTCCTTTGGGCTCCACACTAACCGCCACATAAGCACATTGTTTGCCACACGTAGTCTCTGGGCTTTGCCGTATTTGAGAAGCCATTTTTTAGCCGGTATGACTACAACTGCTCACGCAAAAGCTATCAATTCTTTCATTCAACGCTTCTTGAGCGCCCAAACTCGACTGGCGCACTTCATCGAACAA GTGGCTGTTGCTGTGGACTTTAAAGATCAGGCAGGTGAACAGCAAACAATGCAACAAAACCTCCAAAACATATGCTTGAAAACAGGGGCTCCAATGGAATCCCATGCTGCCTCAATTTTAACGCCATTTGCATTCTCCAAGCTACAAGAACAACTTGTAATGGCTGCTCATTATGCATCGTTTCAACTCGAAGATGGGTTTTTAGTTAGACACCATACAAAGTTTGAAGGAGGTCGAAAAGTTTATTGGGTCCCACGTGAAGGTATCATCAGCTGTAGCTGCCACCACTTTGAGTTCTCAGGAATCCTTTGTAGGCATACTCTTCGAGTCCTGTCAACAGGAAATTGCTTTCAGATTCCAGAAAG GTACATGCCGCTAAGGTGGCGTCGCATCAACACATCAGCAAAGCTTCTTCAGAACACTTTAAGTGATCATGCAGAAAGAGTTCAGTTATTGCAAAGTATGGTGTCGAATCTTGTGGCAGAATCAGCCAAGTCGAAAGATCGGCTCGATATCGCTATGGAGCATGTGTCTGTGTTGTTATCACGGATTAGAGACCACCCTGTTCCTTCTTCCCGACATGCAAGAAACGATTGTTTTACGTAA
- the LOC139871937 gene encoding protein FAR1-RELATED SEQUENCE 11 isoform X1, with protein MVEMPLNLKVLNGSNGRNLKLSQNYTNLSTMMSDDAEQLLAVYDDHSDQRSISLDDTSSTEESPDETKLSLETLNDATPYMGQRFASHDYAYEFYSEFAKRCGFSIRRHRTEGKDGVGKGLTRRYFVCHRAGNTPIKTLNENKPQRNRKSSRCGCQAYMRISKTTELGIPEWRVTGFSNHHNHELLEPNQVRFLPAYRTISDADKNRILMFAKTGISVQQMMKLLELEKCVEPGYLPFTEKDVRNLLQSFRKVDLEDESIDLLRMCRNIKDKDHNFQFEFKLDSNGRLENIAWSYASSVQSYEIFGDAVVFDTTHRLNAFDMPLGIWVGMNNYGMPCFFGCALLREDNLKSYSWASKAFLGFMNGKSPQTILTDQTLCVREAIAMEMPSAKHAYCIWLIIAKFPSWFNAVLGERYNEWKSEFYRLYNMESIEEFEMGWRNMVNSFGLHTNRHISTLFATRSLWALPYLRSHFLAGMTTTAHAKAINSFIQRFLSAQTRLAHFIEQVAVAVDFKDQAGEQQTMQQNLQNICLKTGAPMESHAASILTPFAFSKLQEQLVMAAHYASFQLEDGFLVRHHTKFEGGRKVYWVPREGIISCSCHHFEFSGILCRHTLRVLSTGNCFQIPERYMPLRWRRINTSAKLLQNTLSDHAERVQLLQSMVSNLVAESAKSKDRLDIAMEHVSVLLSRIRDHPVPSSRHARNDCFT; from the exons GATCAAATGGAAGAAATCTGAAACTGTCTCAAAACTATACTAATTTATCAACGATGATGTCCGATGATGCTGAACAGCTATTGGCCGTTTATGATGACCACTCAGATCAACGGTCCATATCTTTAGATGACACAAGTAGCACTGAAGAATCACCAGATGAAACCAAACTGTCCTTAGAAACATTAAACGATGCTACGCCATATATGGGCCAAAGATTTGCATCTCATGATTATGCATATGAATTCTACAGTGAATTTGCCAAACGGTGCGGTTTCTCAATCCGTCGACACCGCACCGAAGGTAAAGATGGTGTCGGAAAAGGTCTTACCCGACGCTATTTTGTCTGCCACAGGGCCGGAAATACACCTATTAAGACTTTGAATGAAAATAAACCACAAAGAAACCGTAAGTCTTCAAGGTGCGGATGTCAAGCATATATGCGTATAAGCAAAACCACTGAATTAGGGATACCCGAGTGGCGAGTAACGGGTTTTTCAAATCATCATAATCATGAGCTTTTAGAACCCAACCAAGTTCGTTTTCTTCCTGCTTATCGTACTATTTCAGACGCAGACAAAAACCGTATTCTCATGTTTGCCAAAACGGGGATTTCAGTGCAACAAATGATGAAACTTTTGGAACTTGAGAAATGTGTGGAGCCCGGTTACCTTCCGTTTACAGAGAAAGATGTAAGAAATTTGCTTCAATCTTTTAGGAAAGTGGATTTAGAGGATGAGAGTATCGATTTACTCAGAATGTGTAGAAATATAAAAGATAAAGATCACAATTTTCAATTTGAGTTCAAACTCGATTCGAATGGTAGGTTGGAAAACATTGCATGGTCATATGCATCATCTGTCCAATCATACGAAATATTTGGTGATGCGGTGGTATTTGATACGACACATCGATTAAACGCTTTTGATATGCCACTTGGGATATGGGTTGGAATGAATAATTATGGTATGCCATGCTTTTTCGGTTGTGCACTTCTGCGTGAGGATAACTTGAAATCGTATTCATGGGCTTCGAAG GCATTTCTAGGGTTTATGAACGGAAAGTCTCCACAAACAATATTAACCGACCAAACTTTGTGTGTACGAGAAGCTATAGCAATGGAAATGCCTTCTGCTAAACATGCTTATTGCATTTGGCTAATTATTGCGAAGTTCCCATCTTGGTTCAATGCCGTATTGGGAGAACGATATAATGAGTGGAAAAGTGAATTTTATCGACTTTATAATATGGAGTCTATTGAAGAATTTGAAATGGGTTGGAGAAATATGGTTAATTCCTTTGGGCTCCACACTAACCGCCACATAAGCACATTGTTTGCCACACGTAGTCTCTGGGCTTTGCCGTATTTGAGAAGCCATTTTTTAGCCGGTATGACTACAACTGCTCACGCAAAAGCTATCAATTCTTTCATTCAACGCTTCTTGAGCGCCCAAACTCGACTGGCGCACTTCATCGAACAA GTGGCTGTTGCTGTGGACTTTAAAGATCAGGCAGGTGAACAGCAAACAATGCAACAAAACCTCCAAAACATATGCTTGAAAACAGGGGCTCCAATGGAATCCCATGCTGCCTCAATTTTAACGCCATTTGCATTCTCCAAGCTACAAGAACAACTTGTAATGGCTGCTCATTATGCATCGTTTCAACTCGAAGATGGGTTTTTAGTTAGACACCATACAAAGTTTGAAGGAGGTCGAAAAGTTTATTGGGTCCCACGTGAAGGTATCATCAGCTGTAGCTGCCACCACTTTGAGTTCTCAGGAATCCTTTGTAGGCATACTCTTCGAGTCCTGTCAACAGGAAATTGCTTTCAGATTCCAGAAAG GTACATGCCGCTAAGGTGGCGTCGCATCAACACATCAGCAAAGCTTCTTCAGAACACTTTAAGTGATCATGCAGAAAGAGTTCAGTTATTGCAAAGTATGGTGTCGAATCTTGTGGCAGAATCAGCCAAGTCGAAAGATCGGCTCGATATCGCTATGGAGCATGTGTCTGTGTTGTTATCACGGATTAGAGACCACCCTGTTCCTTCTTCCCGACATGCAAGAAACGATTGTTTTACGTAA